The Quercus robur chromosome 7, dhQueRobu3.1, whole genome shotgun sequence genome has a segment encoding these proteins:
- the LOC126692086 gene encoding monodehydroascorbate reductase, seedling isozyme — protein MAAKSFKYVIVGGGVSAGYAAREFAKQGVKPGELAIISKEAVAPYERPALSKAYLFPESPARLPGFHVCVGSGGERLLPEWYKEKGIELILSTEIVKADLAAKTLISAAGETFNYQILIIATGSSVIRLTDFGVQGADAKNIYYLREVDDADKLVEAIKAKKNGKVVIVGGGYIGLELSAVMKINNLDVKMVYPEPWCMPRLFTADIAAFYEGFYKNKGIQIIKGTVAVGFTADSNGEVKEVKLKDGRVLEADIVVVGVGGRPLTTLFKGQVEEEKGGIKTDSFFKTSVPNVYAVGDVATFPLKLYKELRRVEHVDHSRKSAEQAVKAIKASEEGKTIEEYDYLPFFYSRSFDLSWQFYGDNVGDTVIFGDNNPETPKPKFGSYWIKDGKVLGAFLEGGTPEENKAIAKVARVQPPVENLDVLSKEGLSFACKI, from the exons GTGGCACCTTATGAACGTCCGGCACTTAGCAAGGCCTACCTATTCCCTGAGT CTCCTGCCAGACTCCCTGGGTTCCATGTCTGTGTTGGAAGTGGAGGAGAGAGATTGCTTCCAGAGTGGTACAAAGAGAAAG GAATAGAATTGATCCTCAGCACAGAAATAGTTAAAGCAGATCTTGCTGCCAAAACTCTGATTAGTGCTGCTGGAGAAACTTTCAATTATCAGATTTTGATTATTGCAACTGGTTCATCT GTTATCAGGTTGACAGATTTTGGCGTACAAGGAGCTGATGCCAAAAACATCTACTACTTGAGAGAAGTTGATGATGCTGATAAGCTTGTAGAAGCTATCAAAGCAAAGAAGAATGGGAAGGTTGTGATTGTTGGAGGAGGCTATATTGGTCTTGAGCTTAGTGCGGTTATGAAAATCAACAATTTGGATGTCAAAATGGTTTACCCTGAACCATGGTGCA TGCCTCGGCTTTTCACTGCTGATATAGCTGCTTTCTATGAGggtttttataaaaacaaaggaaTCCAAATTATCAAGGGAACAGTTGCTGTTGGGTTTACAGCTGATTCAAATGGAGAG GTAAAGGAAGTGAAGCTTAAGGATGGCAGGGTGCTAGAAGCTgacattgttgttgttggtgttggGGGAAGGCCTCTTACAACATTATTCAAAGGTCAGGTTGAAGAGGAGAAAGGTGGCATTAAG ACTGACTCATTCTTCAAAACAAGCGTGCCTAATGTATATGCTGTAGGCGATGTGGCCACTTTCCCTTTGAAATTGTACAAGGAGTTGAGAAGAGTTGAACATGTTGACCATTCACGCAAATCTGCTGAGCAGGCTGTGAAG GCCATCAAGGCAAGTGAGGAGGGGAAAACAATTGAGGAGTATGACTACCTTCCATTCTTCTATTCTCGCTCATTTGATCTGTCATGGCAATTCTATGGTGACAATGTGGGTGACACAGTGATATTTGGAGACAATAACCCAGAAACACCGAAGCCCAAGTTCGGATCATACTGGATCAAAGATGGGAAGGTATTGGGAGCTTTCCTGGAGGGTGGGACTCCTGAGGAAAACAAGGCTATTGCCAAAGTTGCAAGGGTGCAACCTCCTGTTGAGAATTTGGATGTGCTATCAAAGGAGGGTCTTTCCTTTGCTTGCAAGATATGA
- the LOC126692087 gene encoding 60S acidic ribosomal protein P2-like isoform X1, with the protein MKVIAAYLLAVLGGNTTPSAEDIKNILGSVGAEADDDKIELLLSQVKGKDITELIAAGREKLASVPSGGGAAVAVAVAGGADTGATAAAAAPAAAESKKEEKEESEEEDGGLFGLFD; encoded by the exons ATGAAGGTGATCGCTGCGTATTTGCTTGCTGTGTTGGGAGGGAACACCACCCCTTCTGCTGAAGACATCAAGAACATTCTCGGCTCTG TTGGTGCTGAAGCTGATGATGACAAGATTGAGCTTCTTCTGTCACAAGTTAAGGGAAAAGACATAACAGAACTTATTGCTGCTGGGCGAGAGAAGCTGGCCTCAGTGCCTTCTGGTGGTGGTGCTGCGGTTGCAGTGGCAGTTGCAGGTGGTGCTGATACTGGTGCCACTGCTGCTGCCGCTGCTCCTGCTGCTGCTGAGTCtaagaaagaggaaaaggaGGAGTCAGAGGAGGAAGAT GGTGGTCTCTTTGGTCTCTTTGATTAA